The genomic segment CCGGTTCGCCGGCTTTTTTTGTGCTTCAAATCCACGTCCACATCTTCACTCTTAATTCCCTACTTCAATCGCTGTAGTACGGTTCCCCCCAGACTACTCGTTAGAAATTTCAGTGAGAGCGTTAGGATGCAACTATGAAAATTTTACACATGGTGAGCATTTTACCACCAATTTAGTCAGTATCCTTTACGTTTTCGGTATGTATTTTTACCAAAAAATTCCAATACCATGATAATTAACACGAATTATTTTTGGCACTGGTTATGCTTATACTTTAGTAGCAGTAAAGGTAGCTGCGTTTAGGAGTTACACATGAAAATTTTAAAACACAATAAAAAATTAGCGGTATTTACAGCCACCGTAATCGCATTGGCGGTTAGCCAATCTGTGAGTGCGGCGGTTGTATCATTTGGCGGCCAAGTGGCCACTGATGGTTCGGGTAAAACGAGTAAAAAAATCAATGCTGATAATACAATTAACGCCTTATCAGACGGTTTTTTCGTTGAAACGTTCGATAAAGCCACAGCCATTGATAGCCTTCCCCTTACACCCGACGAAAGTTACAACGTAGCGGGTGCATCGAGGGGTTGCGCAATTAATTCACCTTTAGACGTTACAGCAAGTGACTCGTCAGTATTGAATGTGCGCACAGGATCAGTAAGAAATGTTGCAGCTGCACCCGCTGGTGACAACACGTGCTATGCCTACACTACGCCAAGTACCGTGGGTGTCGATAGTTTTGTGGATATTGATTACACAAACTTTTTAAACAGTATCGGGGCAACAGTCCCATCCCTTGCTGGCTCAAGCGTGAATTACTTAGGTTTTTACTGGGGTTCAGTAGATACCTACAATTCCTTTGAGTTTTACTCGAATGATGTTTTGGTTGGCCGAATCACTGGGGACGAACTATTAGCAGAGCTAAACGGTACGGCTGGCGATCAGGTCGCCGACTCGTCGAATGTTTACGTCAATATATCTTTCGATGCGAGTGAAGCCTTTAACCGTTTACGCGTGGTGTCATCTGGCATTGCTGGTGAGTTTGATAACATAGTGGTTGGCTTAGACAAGCGTGACGTACCAGCCCCAAACAGCCTGGCAATACTTGG from the Paraglaciecola mesophila genome contains:
- a CDS encoding PEP-CTERM sorting domain-containing protein; this translates as MKILKHNKKLAVFTATVIALAVSQSVSAAVVSFGGQVATDGSGKTSKKINADNTINALSDGFFVETFDKATAIDSLPLTPDESYNVAGASRGCAINSPLDVTASDSSVLNVRTGSVRNVAAAPAGDNTCYAYTTPSTVGVDSFVDIDYTNFLNSIGATVPSLAGSSVNYLGFYWGSVDTYNSFEFYSNDVLVGRITGDELLAELNGTAGDQVADSSNVYVNISFDASEAFNRLRVVSSGIAGEFDNIVVGLDKRDVPAPNSLAILGLGLLGLGMSKRFKK